One Gordonia sp. SID5947 genomic region harbors:
- a CDS encoding DinB family protein, whose protein sequence is MAGTYTPVALPFTVTGEKEDLLTLLADQRALFKVTVRGITEEQARKRTTVSELTLGGLVKHLAMGEQSTLEELRERDETAEFDMTKAGDAYDLTDDETLAGWLDEYDRAAAELDEYVAEVGSLDELIPQMTAPWQPEREWWTIRKMMLHKLRETAHHSGHADIIREALDGQTTMAAIYTGPEFS, encoded by the coding sequence ATGGCCGGCACCTACACCCCCGTCGCATTGCCGTTCACCGTCACCGGTGAGAAAGAGGATCTGCTGACCCTGCTCGCCGATCAGCGGGCCCTGTTCAAGGTGACCGTGCGGGGCATCACCGAGGAGCAGGCACGCAAGCGGACCACCGTGAGCGAGCTGACCCTGGGCGGGCTCGTCAAACACCTGGCGATGGGCGAGCAGAGCACGCTCGAGGAGTTGCGGGAGCGCGATGAGACCGCCGAATTCGACATGACGAAGGCCGGCGACGCCTACGATCTCACCGACGACGAGACGCTCGCGGGCTGGCTCGACGAGTACGATCGCGCGGCCGCCGAACTCGACGAGTATGTCGCGGAGGTCGGCAGCCTCGACGAACTGATCCCCCAGATGACCGCCCCGTGGCAGCCGGAGCGTGAATGGTGGACGATCCGGAAGATGATGCTGCACAAGCTCCGTGAGACCGCCCACCACTCCGGCCACGCCGACATCATCCGCGAGGCCCTCGACGGTCAGACGACGATGGCCGCCATCTACACCGGTCCTGAGTTCTCCTAG